DNA from Geobacter sulfurreducens PCA:
CCCGGCCCGTGGGGACGATCATGAACATGTACCAGGCAGTGGCGCCCAGGCTCTTGGCCAGCTTGAAAGTGTTGGCGATATCGTGCTGGTTCCGTTTGGTAAAGGAAGAATTTATGAGGAATTTCTGGCCGTTACGCCGGAAGATTTCGGCGGCCCGCACCACTCCCTCGAAGGCACCGGGACACTGGCGGAAATCGTCGTGGACCTCGGCGCTGCTGCCATCCAGAGAGAGGGACACCATCTTGATGTCCGCCTTCCTCATTTTGGCGCAGATTTCGTCGGTGACCAAGGCGCCGTTGGTGGCCATGCACATCCGCAGCCCCAGAGAGGTGCCGTACTCGGCCAACTCAAAGATATCCTGGCGCATGAGGGGCTCACCGCCCGAAAGAACGATGACCGGTTTTGAGAAATCGGCAATCTCCTTCAGGAGCTTCTTCCCTTCCTCGGTGGTGAAATCACCTTCGGAGGAGGTCAGGTCAGAGGAACAGCGACAGTGGACGCACTTGAGGTTGCATTTCTGGGTGGTTTCCCAGGCAACCCACTTGGGAATGAATTCTTCGGCCATGGATTCTCCGTTCGTGTGACAATCCTGTAAATCCTACTAAAATAACCTCGACAGCACAAGAAGTTTAGCGGCCGGGGGCCGGTACTACTCTGCCATCTTTCGATTGAAGATGGCCACCGTGGCGACGAAGGCGGCCAGAGCGGTAATGGCGAGGATGGCAATCAGGCCGGCATCGAGAGCACCTGCCAGGAGAGCCCTGCGGGATCCCTCGAACAGGGCCGTGGTGGGGATGAGCATGACCGTGGCTCGCAACGCCTCGGGATAGGACGATACCGGGAAGAAGACCCCTGACAGGAAGATGAGGGGCATAATGACCACTGCCTGAACCTTGCCTATGGTCTCGGGTTTGTCCAGGAGCGTCCCGCAGACCGTCCCGGCACAGGAAAAGACCATGGAACCAAGAATGATGAAGGAAAGATAGGCCACCAGGTGGGTGGGGTCGAACCGGACGCCGGTGAGAAGGAAGATGACCGCAGCCACGGCCACCCCCTTGAGGGCGCCCTGGGTGAAACCCGAGAATATCTTGCCGATGACGATATCGTAGACGGTGATCGGGGTGACCCGGTAAGCCTCGATGGTCCGCTGAACCTTACGGTGAAACCACATGCTCCAGGCGCTCTCGTCGAAGGCGGCAGAAACGGCGGTCATGGTGATGAGCCCCGGCGCCATGAACACGGTGTATGGCACCCCTTCCACATCGGCAATGTAGCCGCGAAGGCCGAAGCCGAAGGCGAGGTAAAAGGTGAGGGGAGCGGCCACCACCGCCGCCAGTTCCGAGAAGAGGCTGCGGCGGAGCACCAGCATGTCGCGCTTCCAGATGGAAAAGGCGCCTGTCAACACGGTTCCCCGCCTCCTGCGGCGCAGATCACCCCCGGACCGGCGGAATGCCGACGCTGCTGCGCGTTCAGCCGCCATGGCGGTCCGTAGCCTGGCTGGCCGTTACTTATAATTTTTCCGCCGGAAGAGGCCCGTTTTGATCGAGACAATCCGGTCGAGGAACAGGATGCCGTCCAAGTGGTCCATCTCGTGCTGGATTGCGACGGCCTCGAAGCCGGAGGCCGTGATCTCCCGCTCCGAGCCATCCGCGCCGTCCAGGAAGCGGACCCGGACCTCGGTGGAGCGCTCCACGTCTCCCGTGTAGTCGGGGACGCTCATGCATCCTTCGCGCATGACCGCATTGCCCGACCGGTCAACGATCTCCGGGTTGACCATGAGGAGCAGCCCGTGGTTGTTGTCCTTGCCGTGGCGGCTGCCCGAGACGTCAATGACGCAGACCCGCAAGGTGACGCCGATCTGGGGGGCGGCAACGCCCACGGAGCCGGGACCTTCACGCATGGTCTCGATCAGGTCGTCGATCAGCCCCCTGATGGCCTCGTCGATGGCCGTGACAGTATGACATACCTTCTTCAGGACGGGATGGGGATACTGCAGTATGGTCTGTGCTGGCATGGCGTCAGAGGGAAACCGGTGTGATTGAGCGCACCGAGATCTCCACGTTCAGCTCCTTCCTGATTTCTTCGAGCATGGCCGACACCTGGTCCACCGAGATCCCCTCCGGCAGCGCGGCCTCGATCATCATCACATAGACCGGTTCACCTTTTTTCCCTACCAACTTTGTGTTGAGGTCGGTGATATTGATGCTGCGCTCGGCCAGCTCCTTGGTCACCCGGTAGACGATGCCCGGCTTGTCCGACCCGTAGACCGACAGCATGCAGATTTCCCCTTCGGGGGCGCGGTACTCGGCCTCGTCGGGGGTCATTGTACGGGCGGAGACGGTGAGGCCCATATCCTCGCCAAGCACCCGGAATTCTTCGAGCAGCCTGCTCTTGGTGAACGGCTTGGGGTGGGAGATGATGAGGATCATGGCGAACTCCCCTCCCAGCATGGTGGAGCTGGAGTCCTCGATGTTGCAGCCGAGTCGGTAGAGAATGCCGGTAGTCCCGGCGACGATGCCGGGCCGGTCCTTGCCGACGACGGAAAGGGCGAAGTGGACAACTGAATCCTTGGTCATGGTGTGCCTCCCGGGGTCGATGCCCGGCAAAAGTGTCTGCCGATTTGGTTCATTAATCTATAGCAGATGCGGGAGGCCATGGCAAGACCGGCTACCCGAGCCCCAGCCGCTCCCGGGCCGTCTCCACGAGGCAGTCGAAGACCATCTCGCGGCTTTCGATGAAGCGTGGCATGTCCTGGTGCATGATGTCTTCGAGCAGGTTAAGGACCCGGCCATCGCTGGAGCCCAGTTCGTTCATCACCGCTTCCATCATCGCCACAACTTCATAGAGGTCGTCCCGGTTGAAGGGGGACGGATCGGGCTTGCACCGGAACTTGGGCTGGTCGCGGTTGACCACGTCCTTGGGATATTTGTAAAAGAGGTCAGACGCCTTGAGCTTTACCGGCATGGCCATTGTTCTCCTTCCGCTTTGATCAATCCCGCGCGCACCACTGGCCACCGCTCAAGTGACGCAGACGAAATCCTCTCCCTCACGCAAGCCCGCCCTGCGGGCCCAGGCCCGAACTCCATCCCGCGCCCCCCGGGTTCCCACGGTAACGAGGATCTTTTCAGCGCCCGCCCTGACGTCATCCGGTGCCGTCACCGGCGCCCCGTGGAGGATTCGACCCTGTTTCCGCGGGTCCACGTCGAGCCATCGGCCCACCCGCACCCCCTCCCGCGCCAGGGCTCGTTGCCACGCCCTCCCCTCCAGCCCGGCCCCGGCCAGGGTGACGTTGTCCACACCCAGCAGGAACCCCTGACACAGGTGATGGATCTTGCAGGCGCGGAAGGCATCGGCGGCATATTCCCCCATGGTGCGGGTCGCGCGCTCGGGGCGCTCCCGCCAGAAGAACAGCACCTCCGGCAGCCGCGTGAACCTGACCCCCCCGGCTGCAAGCCTCAGCCAGAGGTCGTAATCTTCTGCCCATCCGGTCTTCCGGTAGCCTCCGGCATCTGTCAGAGCCTGCCGGCGAGCCATGACACTCGGGTGGACGACCGGCGACTCCACAAAGCGGTCACGCATGATTTCCTCGTGAGTCAGCAGGCCGTTTTGCCACTCTTCATAGGCACGCATGCCGAGTCCCACCGAGTGTCGGGGAAAGTGGCGAAACCGGGTGGCCACGAGTCCCAGGCCGGGATCCGCGTCAAGGGCAGCGGCCTGGCGTTCCAGCCTCTGCGGGTGGGATATGTCGTCACCGTCCATGCGGGCCACGAGTTCCGCACGGCAGTGGGCGAGGCCGTAATTCAGGGCATCTACCAGTCCCGCGCCCGCGTTGTTGAACACCCTCACCCGCCGGTCTCGGGCCGCGGCCACGCGCAACAGCTCCGGCGTGTCGTCGGTGGAGCCGTCGTCCACGACAATGAGTTCCCATGCCGTCAGGGACTGCCGGCACAGGGAGGCCAGGGCAGCGGGCAGGAAGCGCTCTTCGTTGCGGACCGGCATGAGAATCGACACGCGGGGTGCGCTCACGGCATCTCCGGCATCAAGGCTTGGATCAGCTCGGCGGGGAGACGTTTGGGCTTCATCCCCGGCCCGACGCAGACGAGGGTCACCTTGCCCCCAACCAGCAGCTTGCCGTCCAGGCAGCGCACCACCTGCTGTCCCACGGTAAATGAGGTTTTGCCCACCTCAAGCACCTCGGTCTCAACCCGGACAAGATCGTCCAGCACTGCCGGGGCACGAAAGTCGATCTCCATCCGCACGACCGGAAAAATGCAGCCTCGGTCGGCCAGCTCCCGGACCGAAAGTCCGCGTTCCCGCAGGAACTCGCATCGTCCCCGCTCGAAAAAGCCCAGGTAGCGCGCATGATAGACTACGCCGCCGGCGTCGGTGTCCTCATAGTAGATACGGAATTCCACTCTGGCTCCTCACGAAAAAAAAGAGGCTGTGAGCCTCTTTTTAATGGCAGATGGGGCTGCGGTTACTTGAATCTCAACACCACGTTGGAGGTCACGCCGGTCTCACGCTCCCGCAGCTGCAGGCGCAATTCCTTTGCACTTCCGGCTTCGGCAGGGAAGAACAGGAAGCCGCTGGCAATGCTGTCTGCCGGCAGAGCTTTCCCCTCAAGCCCCTTGTTACGGATATCTTCGATAATGGTGCGCTCGCGCTCGCCCGACGTCCCTTCGGAAACACCGCCGGCAATGGCTCCGCCGGCTGCGCCGACGGCTGCCCCCTTGCCCACCGCCTCGGCAACGCTGTGCCCCGAGACGATGCCGATGGCCGCACCGAGAATCGCACCGCCGGCCGCACCGAGCAGTGCTCCCTTCCCAGCTCCCTTGCCGAAAAAGGAGGCGAACTGGGTCGACTTCTCGATTCGGTCAACGGCGGTCGTGTTGGGGATCACGGGGAAGTAGCGGTTCTGATCATTCACCAAAAAGGTCTGGCTGGAAACGATCTCAAGGCTTCTAGGACCCTTGTTGCTCATGACCACCTGCACCGGCATGACCCCGGTCCCGATCACGTCGAATCCGAAAGCGTCGGTGGCGGAGGCCGTGTCGGCAAAGGCCTCGCCGCCGATGGTCACGCCGTTCACCACCTGACTGTTTATGTAGTCCTCAGCGGGCCTAAACCCGACATACTGGCTCCGATAGGAGGTGCAGGCCGTGAGGATGAGTGTCGGCAGCAGCACGGCAGCTATGATTTTGAGGATGCGAATTTTCATTATTTTAATCTCCCCTTTCCTCGACTGGCTAGCAGCGGGACTCCGCGGCACCTTACGGTTCACGGGCACCGCGTTTTAATGATATCACCTGCTGGTCGGCACGCAACAGCAGGGCTGACTGTACGGGAGGCGGGTCCATGGGCGAAAAACCCCGTGAAGGGCTGCAGAGGGGCGGCTTTCAAATTTTAGCTTTGAGCGGCTTTTAAGGGACCACCAAGGCCGCCTCCTCCCCCGGCAGCAAAAACCGGC
Protein-coding regions in this window:
- a CDS encoding radical SAM/SPASM domain-containing protein — encoded protein: MAEEFIPKWVAWETTQKCNLKCVHCRCSSDLTSSEGDFTTEEGKKLLKEIADFSKPVIVLSGGEPLMRQDIFELAEYGTSLGLRMCMATNGALVTDEICAKMRKADIKMVSLSLDGSSAEVHDDFRQCPGAFEGVVRAAEIFRRNGQKFLINSSFTKRNQHDIANTFKLAKSLGATAWYMFMIVPTGRGEEIMNELISKEDYEEILEWHYQQEKLEDEILMRPTCAPHYYRMVPMRAKQEGVKFERRSLTFSTGGGKGCIAAQTICLIDCFGNVKPCSYFHRTAGNVKEIPFREIWENSEIFKDLRNFKAYKGKCGECEFINVCGGCRARADAVYGDYMEEEPFCNYVPIRLQKKA
- a CDS encoding ABC transporter permease; the protein is MLTGAFSIWKRDMLVLRRSLFSELAAVVAAPLTFYLAFGFGLRGYIADVEGVPYTVFMAPGLITMTAVSAAFDESAWSMWFHRKVQRTIEAYRVTPITVYDIVIGKIFSGFTQGALKGVAVAAVIFLLTGVRFDPTHLVAYLSFIILGSMVFSCAGTVCGTLLDKPETIGKVQAVVIMPLIFLSGVFFPVSSYPEALRATVMLIPTTALFEGSRRALLAGALDAGLIAILAITALAAFVATVAIFNRKMAE
- the def gene encoding peptide deformylase, yielding MPAQTILQYPHPVLKKVCHTVTAIDEAIRGLIDDLIETMREGPGSVGVAAPQIGVTLRVCVIDVSGSRHGKDNNHGLLLMVNPEIVDRSGNAVMREGCMSVPDYTGDVERSTEVRVRFLDGADGSEREITASGFEAVAIQHEMDHLDGILFLDRIVSIKTGLFRRKNYK
- a CDS encoding glycine cleavage system protein R; this encodes MTKDSVVHFALSVVGKDRPGIVAGTTGILYRLGCNIEDSSSTMLGGEFAMILIISHPKPFTKSRLLEEFRVLGEDMGLTVSARTMTPDEAEYRAPEGEICMLSVYGSDKPGIVYRVTKELAERSINITDLNTKLVGKKGEPVYVMMIEAALPEGISVDQVSAMLEEIRKELNVEISVRSITPVSL
- a CDS encoding glycosyltransferase, encoding MSAPRVSILMPVRNEERFLPAALASLCRQSLTAWELIVVDDGSTDDTPELLRVAAARDRRVRVFNNAGAGLVDALNYGLAHCRAELVARMDGDDISHPQRLERQAAALDADPGLGLVATRFRHFPRHSVGLGMRAYEEWQNGLLTHEEIMRDRFVESPVVHPSVMARRQALTDAGGYRKTGWAEDYDLWLRLAAGGVRFTRLPEVLFFWRERPERATRTMGEYAADAFRACKIHHLCQGFLLGVDNVTLAGAGLEGRAWQRALAREGVRVGRWLDVDPRKQGRILHGAPVTAPDDVRAGAEKILVTVGTRGARDGVRAWARRAGLREGEDFVCVT
- a CDS encoding YbgC/FadM family acyl-CoA thioesterase → MEFRIYYEDTDAGGVVYHARYLGFFERGRCEFLRERGLSVRELADRGCIFPVVRMEIDFRAPAVLDDLVRVETEVLEVGKTSFTVGQQVVRCLDGKLLVGGKVTLVCVGPGMKPKRLPAELIQALMPEMP
- a CDS encoding lipoprotein codes for the protein MKIRILKIIAAVLLPTLILTACTSYRSQYVGFRPAEDYINSQVVNGVTIGGEAFADTASATDAFGFDVIGTGVMPVQVVMSNKGPRSLEIVSSQTFLVNDQNRYFPVIPNTTAVDRIEKSTQFASFFGKGAGKGALLGAAGGAILGAAIGIVSGHSVAEAVGKGAAVGAAGGAIAGGVSEGTSGERERTIIEDIRNKGLEGKALPADSIASGFLFFPAEAGSAKELRLQLRERETGVTSNVVLRFK